In the genome of Paenibacillus sp. FSL R5-0766, one region contains:
- a CDS encoding iron-siderophore ABC transporter substrate-binding protein: protein MYKVKKKLYIYAALILMISLLAGCASGGSAETTNTSSQAASSNESSNESNTTASATEDQTRVIKHAMGETTIKGTPQKIVTLFQGANDVVVALGVKPTGVVESWVQQPVYEYLRADLDGVPQVGQESQPNLEEINKLKPDLIIATKIRHEEIYEQLSQIAPTVVTETLFDWKETVKVAGEAMNMVEQSDKLLSDWDGRVADFKEKMGDRLPIEATITNFRADQVRIFYMGYAGKILKELGFTRPAGHDADTWGVELTSKENIPDMNADMIFNFNSGTETDAIQKNYDDWTSSPLWKNLDAVKNNQLVQVDEVAWNMAGGYTSANMMLDDLYKQFNLN, encoded by the coding sequence ATGTATAAAGTAAAGAAAAAGCTATACATTTATGCAGCACTTATTCTGATGATTTCACTACTTGCTGGTTGTGCTTCGGGTGGAAGTGCCGAGACAACGAATACGTCCAGCCAAGCTGCAAGCAGCAATGAGAGCAGTAATGAAAGTAATACAACCGCCAGTGCGACTGAAGATCAGACCCGTGTGATCAAACATGCCATGGGCGAAACCACAATCAAGGGAACCCCGCAAAAGATCGTGACACTGTTCCAGGGTGCAAATGATGTCGTTGTTGCACTTGGCGTGAAACCGACAGGCGTGGTGGAATCATGGGTTCAGCAGCCGGTATATGAATATCTGAGAGCAGATCTGGACGGAGTTCCACAAGTAGGACAGGAATCGCAGCCCAATCTGGAAGAGATCAACAAGTTGAAACCCGACTTGATTATTGCTACGAAGATCAGACATGAAGAGATCTATGAGCAACTATCACAGATCGCACCAACGGTAGTGACGGAGACCCTGTTTGACTGGAAAGAAACGGTGAAAGTAGCGGGTGAAGCGATGAATATGGTTGAGCAATCGGATAAACTGTTGTCTGATTGGGATGGCCGTGTAGCTGATTTCAAAGAGAAAATGGGGGATCGTCTGCCAATTGAAGCAACCATCACGAACTTCAGAGCCGATCAGGTTCGTATTTTCTACATGGGATACGCAGGTAAAATTCTGAAGGAGCTTGGGTTCACGAGACCTGCGGGACATGACGCAGACACATGGGGAGTTGAATTGACTTCCAAAGAAAACATTCCGGATATGAATGCAGACATGATCTTCAACTTCAACTCAGGCACAGAAACAGATGCCATCCAGAAAAATTATGATGATTGGACCAGCAGTCCACTGTGGAAAAACCTTGATGCAGTCAAGAACAACCAACTGGTTCAGGTCGATGAAGTGGCCTGGAACATGGCAGGTGGATACACATCGGCCAACATGATGCTGGACGATTTATATAAGCAGTTCAACCTGAACTAA
- a CDS encoding iron ABC transporter permease has translation MFPLFTKASAKIYGLAGLFILLLLACLASMILGRTHITFQMAWEALQFYDESSVEHVVLLTERLPRTVIAAVVGASLAVAGGLMQALTRNPLASPSVFGINAGAIFFIVIAIVVLSVSSLTTMMWFGFAGAAVAAAIVYALGSLGRDGLTPIKIVLAGTAISALFASFTQAILVLDGTGLQDVLFWLAGSVSGRTLDMLYPVLPYMTAAAIVSLFMGRAINLLLTGDDIAKGMGQNVLLVKVLMGIVTVLLAGGSVAVAGSIGLVGLVVPHIMRALVGNDYRWLVPYSIVGGAILLLSADVVARLVIMPQEVPLGVMTALIGGPFFVYIARKGVTKI, from the coding sequence ATGTTTCCCCTTTTTACAAAGGCAAGCGCCAAGATCTATGGACTGGCTGGTTTATTCATATTACTTCTACTTGCTTGCCTAGCCAGTATGATTCTGGGACGTACACATATCACGTTTCAGATGGCATGGGAAGCATTGCAATTCTATGACGAGAGTTCTGTGGAACATGTGGTTCTGCTGACGGAACGGTTGCCACGTACAGTTATTGCTGCCGTCGTGGGAGCAAGTCTGGCCGTGGCGGGCGGACTCATGCAGGCATTGACACGTAACCCGCTGGCATCACCAAGTGTATTCGGGATCAATGCAGGTGCGATCTTTTTTATTGTCATTGCTATTGTGGTATTGTCCGTATCTTCGCTCACTACCATGATGTGGTTTGGTTTTGCCGGAGCTGCGGTTGCCGCGGCGATTGTATACGCACTGGGTTCCCTCGGTCGTGATGGCCTGACACCGATCAAAATTGTACTGGCAGGTACGGCTATCTCAGCGTTGTTTGCCTCGTTCACACAGGCCATTCTGGTGTTGGATGGAACCGGATTGCAGGATGTACTGTTCTGGCTTGCCGGTTCAGTAAGTGGTCGGACGTTGGATATGTTATATCCTGTTCTGCCGTACATGACAGCCGCAGCCATTGTCTCTCTGTTCATGGGCAGAGCCATTAATCTGCTCTTGACGGGTGACGATATCGCCAAAGGCATGGGACAGAATGTACTTTTGGTCAAGGTGCTCATGGGAATTGTTACGGTATTGCTGGCGGGTGGTTCGGTTGCCGTAGCCGGTTCGATCGGGCTCGTCGGTCTGGTTGTCCCACATATCATGCGTGCACTGGTGGGAAATGATTACCGCTGGCTCGTTCCTTACTCTATTGTAGGGGGAGCGATTCTGCTGTTGTCCGCGGATGTGGTTGCAAGGTTGGTGATCATGCCGCAGGAAGTTCCACTCGGTGTCATGACTGCACTGATTGGCGGACCCTTCTTCGTGTATATTGCCCGCAAGGGGGTGACGAAGATATGA
- a CDS encoding iron ABC transporter permease, with the protein MRKVLTFRNKKDTVSVQMERKSLVVIGVCILLFLMAGVVGTSVGSDFISPLDVLRTIFGLNAGEHDFVVLTLRLPRVLLSLLVGAALGMSGALLQGIIRNPLASPDVIGITGGAAVAAVGFVTLLGGAVSIKLLPLFAIAGAIVTALIIYVLAWKKGVSPIRLVLIGIGVSAITGAGTTFMLILSPFYTAGQAYIWLTGSVYGASWTDVQTILPVIVIVVPLAIWFARSLNAQEFGDDLATGLGVTVQRHRSALLLCSVLLAGIAVAVAGTIGFVGLIAPHIARKLVGRMFGSMLIVSGLVGALLVFVADLIARTAFLPLDVPAGVFTAGVGAPFFLYLLFKNRNQF; encoded by the coding sequence ATGAGGAAGGTGTTGACTTTTCGCAACAAAAAAGACACTGTCTCAGTGCAAATGGAACGAAAATCACTGGTTGTCATCGGTGTATGTATCCTCTTGTTCCTGATGGCAGGAGTGGTCGGTACCAGTGTAGGCAGTGACTTTATTTCTCCGCTGGATGTGCTCAGAACGATATTTGGTCTGAATGCAGGAGAGCATGACTTCGTCGTGCTGACCTTAAGACTGCCACGGGTGTTATTATCTCTGCTCGTAGGAGCAGCCCTCGGTATGTCAGGCGCACTTCTGCAAGGCATTATCCGTAATCCGCTGGCCTCACCGGATGTCATCGGCATCACCGGCGGCGCGGCCGTTGCAGCTGTAGGTTTTGTTACGTTGCTGGGTGGAGCGGTAAGTATCAAGTTGTTGCCATTGTTCGCCATCGCTGGCGCAATTGTGACGGCATTGATCATCTACGTGCTTGCCTGGAAAAAGGGAGTCAGTCCGATCCGTCTGGTGCTGATCGGAATTGGAGTTTCAGCTATTACCGGAGCCGGAACCACCTTTATGCTGATCCTGAGTCCGTTCTACACGGCAGGTCAAGCCTATATCTGGCTGACAGGAAGTGTATATGGAGCATCGTGGACTGATGTCCAAACGATTTTACCGGTTATCGTAATCGTTGTACCGCTGGCGATCTGGTTCGCCCGTAGTCTGAATGCACAGGAGTTCGGGGATGATCTGGCTACGGGATTGGGTGTTACCGTTCAACGGCATCGTTCGGCGTTGTTGTTATGCAGTGTATTGCTGGCGGGAATCGCCGTTGCGGTTGCCGGAACCATTGGTTTTGTAGGCCTGATCGCTCCACATATTGCCCGAAAGCTGGTTGGACGGATGTTTGGCAGTATGCTGATTGTGTCTGGACTGGTTGGTGCTCTGCTTGTATTTGTGGCAGATCTGATTGCCCGCACTGCCTTTCTGCCGCTTGATGTTCCCGCAGGGGTATTCACCGCAGGCGTAGGAGCACCGTTTTTCCTGTATTTGTTGTTCAAGAATCGAAATCAGTTTTGA